From a region of the uncultured Desulfatiglans sp. genome:
- a CDS encoding conserved hypothetical protein (Evidence 4 : Unknown function but conserved in other organisms) encodes MFHVKHHRFTGSTPLRGRQALCIEAAAEAADSIPPGGETMAEDITRPEDMGKEDLARFVLDIFHRIAVHHTLWLREVEHQMGMPKALGVLGTAYGETYAVQMKRMAKLFNFELVDGIPKPLLERSREELLEAADEVSKNWLANDGIWFQAVEFAHGMNDAKRCNDSCWTRYSPFEAWSIRRLLHLSERPGLEGLKTALRFRTYARVNVQTIINEGTESFVFQMNDCRVQSARKRKGLDDYPCTSVGLVEYTYFAEAIDPRIETECIGCPPGPHPEEWYCAWRFRLKAPGESHAAGGHP; translated from the coding sequence ATGTTTCATGTGAAACATCACCGCTTCACCGGTTCCACCCCGCTGCGAGGCCGGCAGGCGCTCTGCATCGAGGCCGCGGCCGAAGCAGCCGATTCCATACCACCAGGAGGGGAGACCATGGCAGAGGACATCACGAGACCCGAAGATATGGGCAAGGAAGACCTGGCCCGGTTCGTGCTGGACATCTTCCACCGCATCGCGGTGCACCACACGCTCTGGCTCAGGGAAGTGGAGCACCAGATGGGCATGCCCAAGGCCCTCGGCGTCCTGGGGACGGCCTACGGCGAAACCTACGCAGTGCAAATGAAGCGGATGGCCAAACTGTTCAACTTCGAGCTGGTCGACGGCATACCCAAGCCCCTCCTGGAGCGCTCCCGGGAAGAGCTTCTCGAGGCGGCGGACGAGGTCTCCAAGAACTGGCTTGCCAATGACGGCATCTGGTTCCAGGCCGTCGAATTCGCCCATGGCATGAACGATGCCAAGCGCTGCAACGATTCCTGCTGGACGCGCTATTCGCCCTTCGAGGCCTGGTCCATCCGCAGGTTGCTCCACCTTTCCGAGCGGCCGGGGCTCGAGGGATTGAAGACAGCCCTGCGTTTTCGCACCTACGCCCGCGTGAACGTGCAGACCATCATCAATGAAGGGACGGAAAGCTTCGTCTTCCAGATGAATGACTGCCGCGTCCAGTCGGCGCGCAAACGCAAAGGGCTGGACGACTACCCGTGCACCTCGGTCGGTCTGGTCGAATACACCTATTTCGCGGAGGCGATCGATCCCCGCATCGAGACCGAGTGCATCGGTTGTCCGCCAGGCCCCCATCCCGAGGAATGGTATTGCGCCTGGCGCTTCCGCCTGAAAGCGCCAGGCGAGTCCCATGCAGCTGGTGGGCATCCGTAG
- the radA gene encoding DNA repair protein RadA homolog, whose protein sequence is MGSGKTRHLFVCGSCGYQAPKWLGRCPDCGSWNSFMEETEVQAEGRRGGRRSSIGRPEPITSLSLESEMRYIAGIPEFDRTLGGGVVPGSVTLIGGEPGIGKSTLILQILAKLTEGGRSALYFSGEESAQQIGLRADRIGIRADRLFVLTGTCIDELLKQVEELKPALLAVDSIQTVYSQDMGAAPGSVGQVREAALRLMDLAKGAGIPVFLIGHVTKEGAIAGPKVLEHLVDTVLYFEGDRGHLYRILRAVKNRYGPCNEIGVFEMKDAGLCEVGNPSRIFLEERPENTSGSVVFPCLEGTRPLLVEIQALVGPSSFGTARRTASGMDQHRIALLVAVLEKRLGMQLAEQDIFVNIAGGLRVDEPAADLGLVSALMSSFLDRPVPQDWVFFGEVGLAGEVRGVNHPDLRIREARKLGFSRCCLSRSHLEGLQAVEGMHLTGVRSIQELFDALFG, encoded by the coding sequence TGCGGGAGCTGCGGCTACCAGGCGCCCAAGTGGCTCGGACGGTGTCCGGATTGCGGATCCTGGAACAGCTTCATGGAGGAAACCGAGGTCCAGGCCGAGGGCCGTCGGGGCGGGCGCCGTTCGTCCATCGGGCGGCCGGAGCCGATCACATCTCTATCCCTCGAGAGCGAGATGCGCTACATAGCGGGGATCCCGGAGTTCGACCGGACGCTCGGGGGAGGCGTGGTGCCGGGTTCGGTGACCCTGATCGGAGGCGAGCCCGGGATCGGCAAGTCGACACTGATCCTGCAGATTCTTGCAAAGCTGACGGAGGGCGGGAGGTCCGCCCTCTATTTTTCAGGGGAGGAATCGGCCCAGCAGATTGGGCTGAGGGCCGATCGGATCGGGATTCGGGCCGATCGGCTTTTCGTCTTGACCGGGACGTGCATAGACGAGCTGCTGAAGCAGGTGGAGGAGCTGAAACCCGCGCTTCTCGCCGTCGATTCGATCCAGACCGTATATTCACAGGACATGGGGGCGGCGCCCGGGAGCGTAGGGCAGGTGCGTGAGGCGGCCCTGAGGCTGATGGACCTGGCGAAGGGGGCGGGCATTCCGGTCTTTCTGATCGGGCACGTCACCAAGGAAGGGGCCATCGCCGGGCCGAAGGTCCTGGAGCACCTTGTGGACACGGTCCTCTATTTCGAGGGGGACCGGGGGCATCTTTACCGCATCCTGCGGGCTGTGAAGAACCGTTACGGACCCTGCAACGAGATCGGCGTCTTCGAGATGAAGGACGCCGGCCTCTGCGAAGTGGGAAACCCGTCGCGCATCTTTTTGGAGGAGCGGCCGGAAAACACCTCCGGCTCCGTCGTGTTCCCGTGTCTGGAGGGCACGCGTCCGCTGCTGGTCGAGATTCAGGCGCTCGTGGGGCCGAGTTCGTTTGGGACGGCGCGGCGGACGGCCTCGGGAATGGATCAGCACCGCATCGCGCTGCTCGTGGCGGTCCTAGAAAAGCGCCTGGGGATGCAGCTGGCGGAGCAGGATATTTTCGTCAACATCGCCGGCGGCCTGCGGGTCGACGAACCTGCGGCTGATCTTGGGCTCGTTTCCGCCTTGATGTCCAGTTTTCTGGACCGGCCGGTGCCGCAGGATTGGGTGTTTTTCGGGGAGGTGGGCCTCGCTGGAGAGGTGCGCGGCGTCAATCACCCCGATCTGCGCATCCGTGAAGCACGGAAGCTCGGTTTCAGCCGCTGCTGCCTGTCCCGCAGCCATCTCGAGGGGCTTCAGGCGGTGGAAGGCATGCATTTGACCGGCGTAAGGTCGATCCAGGAACTCTTCGATGCCCTGTTCGGGTAG